GCGGCTCCGCGACGCGCGCTGCTTCATCCGGCTCGACCCGGCGAGGCTCGGCGCGCGGCTCGGCGAGGCCGCGACGATCGCGGGCGCCGCGAAGCTCGGCGAGCCCGTCGCCCCGCGCGCCCTCGGCACGATCGACCTCGTCGTGGCGGGCAGCGTCGCCGTGAGCCCGGACGGCGCGCGCGTCGGCAAGGGCGGCGGCTACAGCGACCTCGAGTTCGCCCTGGCCCGCGAGCTCGGCGCCGTGGATCAAGACACCCCGGTCACGACGACGGTCCACGAGCTGCAGGTCCTCGACGGGCCGCTCCCGATGACGGACCACGATGTCCCCCTCGACCTGATCGCGACGCCGGAGCGGGTCATCCGGACGCGGCGCGCGTTCCCGAAGCCGAAGGGCATCCGCTGGGAGGAGCTCGGCGAGGCGCAGCTCGCCGCGATGCCGGTCCTCGCGAGGCTCCGCGCGCGATGAGTGACGTCTAG
This portion of the Candidatus Methylomirabilota bacterium genome encodes:
- a CDS encoding 5-formyltetrahydrofolate cyclo-ligase, whose product is MKQEIRERVWTLLTERRVARFPLPLHDRIPNFAGAEAAAARLAETPEWKAAKRLKCNPDAPQRAVRLRALREGKLVFMAVPRLRDARCFIRLDPARLGARLGEAATIAGAAKLGEPVAPRALGTIDLVVAGSVAVSPDGARVGKGGGYSDLEFALARELGAVDQDTPVTTTVHELQVLDGPLPMTDHDVPLDLIATPERVIRTRRAFPKPKGIRWEELGEAQLAAMPVLARLRAR